TGTCGTTCGCGCAGCAGCGCCTCTGGTTCCTCGATCAGTTGCAGCCCGGCAGCAGCGCGTACATCATCCCGGCGGTGGTCCGCTTCACCGGGCCGCTCGATGTCGCGGCATTCGCCGCGAGCTTGCAGCGTGTCGTGCAGCGCCATGCGGTCCTGCGCACAACCTATACGCAGGGGGCGGTCGATGGAGCGCCCATGCAGGTGATCGCGCCGGAATCCACGCTGGATCTGCCGCTGCTCGATCTGCAACAGCTTGCTCCTGCGGATCAGATGCGAGAAGTGCAGCGCCTGTCGTCGCAGGCTGCGCAACAGCCCTTCGATCTTGAGCGCGGCCCGCTGCTCCGCTGTACCCTGCTTTGCCTGAGCGCGCATGACCACGTGCTGCTGCTCGTGCTGCATCACATCGTCGCGGATGGCTGGTCGATGGGCGTGCTGAGCCGTGAGGTGGTGACGCTGTACAATGCGCAGCGTGCGGGCCGCGATATGGGCAGCGCTTCGATCCTGCCGGAGCTGCCGGTGCAGTATGCCGACTATGCGCTGTGGCAGCGCGCCTGGTTGCAGGGTGAGGTGCTGGATCAGCAGCTCGCCTACTGGCGACGGCAGCTCGCCGATCTCGCGCCGCTCGCGCTGCCCACCGATCGACCCTACCGGGCGGGGGCGGCTGGCCGGATTGGGACCGTGGCGTTGCGCCTGTCAGCGGCGTTGAGCGCGGCGGTCAAGGAATTGAGCCAGCGGGAAGGTGTGACGCTGTTCATGACGCTGCTGGCGGCCTTCGAGGTGCTCCTGGCGCGGTGGAGCGGCCAGCAGGACATTGCCGTCGGCACGCCGATCGCGGGCCGTACCCGCGCCGAGACGGAGAACCTGATCGGCTTCTTCGTCAATACGCTGGTGCTGCGGATACGTGGTACCGATACGCTTGTATTTTCCTCTCTGCTCCGGCAAGTCCGCGACACCTGTCTCACCGCCTACGCTCACCAGGACGTACCCTTTGAGCTGGTCGTCGAGGCGCTGCATCCGGAGCGCGATCCGTATCGCACGCCGCTCTTCCAGGTCTTTTTTAATATGCTCAACGTCGCGGAGGCGCAGCTCGATCTCACCGGCGTCGCTGCCGAAGTGCTTCCGACACCGGAGACGGAGGCCAAGTTCGATCTCACGCTGTACGTTAAAGAACAGCCCGCAGGTATTCAGTTCGATCTGCTGTACAACGCCGATGTCTTTGATTCGGCGCGGATGGCTGAGCTGCTGGCGCAAATGGAGTTGTTGTTGTCGCAGGTCGTCGCGCAGCCCGACGCGCCGATCGCGAGCTATTCGCTGGTGACGCCCGCCGCCGCGCTTCGGCTGCCCGATCCCCACCAGCCGCTCGTCGCTGATTGGTCGGGCGCGGTCCATGAGTGGTTCGCAGCGCAGGCTCGCCGCACTCCCGATCGTGTGGCGGTGATCGATCCGCGCGAAACCTGGACCTATGGCGACCTTGAGCGGCGCAGTAATCAGCTAGCTAGCTATCTCCACGCCTGTGGCATTCAATCCGAAGAGGTGATCGCGATCTACGGCCAGCGCAGCGCGGCGCTGGTGTGGTCGATGCTGGGTGTGCTCAAGGCGGGCGCTGCCTGGATGATCCTCGACCCAGGCTACCCCGCAGCGCGGCTGGTCGAGTATGTGCGCCTGGCGCGGCCACGCGGCTGGATTCAGCTCGCCGCTCCGTCTACGCTGCCTGAAGCATTGGCTGAGGCGCTGGCCGCGCTGCCGCTGGCCTGCCGTCTGGACGCCACACGCGACGCCGATCTTCTCAGCGCCGCTCTCGGCCATGCTCCGAACATCACGGTCGGCCCCGATCACTTGGCCTACGTGGCGTTTACCTCCGGCTCGACCGGACAGCCCAAGGGGATTCGCGGCACCCACCGCCCGCTGGCGCATTTCGTCGCATGGCACCGGCAGAGGTTTGGCCTGTGCCCCGCCGACCGCTTCAGTATGCTGTCGGGTCTGGCCCATGATCCGCTGCTGCGCGACATCTTCACGCCGCTGTCGATCGGCGCGACGCTCTGTATTCCGGACGAAGAGCACCTGCTTACGCCCGGATACCTCCCGCGCTGGATGGAACAGTCAGCGATCACGGTCGCGCATCTGACGCCCGCGCTCGGCACGCTGCTTAGCGAGGGCGGCGCAGCCCCGCGACCTGACCAGCCCGCTGAGCTGGTGTCGCTCCGCTACCTGTTCTTCGGCGGCGATGTGCTGACGCAGCAGGCGGTGGCGCGGCTTGAGGTGGTCGCGCCTGAGGCAACCTATGTCAATTTCTACGGCACGACCGAGACACCGCAGGCGATGGCCTACTACGTCATCCCAGACGACCAACCGTTGAGAGCAGTGGTGCCGCTGGGCCAGGGCATCGC
Above is a genomic segment from Herpetosiphonaceae bacterium containing:
- a CDS encoding amino acid adenylation domain-containing protein; this translates as SFAQQRLWFLDQLQPGSSAYIIPAVVRFTGPLDVAAFAASLQRVVQRHAVLRTTYTQGAVDGAPMQVIAPESTLDLPLLDLQQLAPADQMREVQRLSSQAAQQPFDLERGPLLRCTLLCLSAHDHVLLLVLHHIVADGWSMGVLSREVVTLYNAQRAGRDMGSASILPELPVQYADYALWQRAWLQGEVLDQQLAYWRRQLADLAPLALPTDRPYRAGAAGRIGTVALRLSAALSAAVKELSQREGVTLFMTLLAAFEVLLARWSGQQDIAVGTPIAGRTRAETENLIGFFVNTLVLRIRGTDTLVFSSLLRQVRDTCLTAYAHQDVPFELVVEALHPERDPYRTPLFQVFFNMLNVAEAQLDLTGVAAEVLPTPETEAKFDLTLYVKEQPAGIQFDLLYNADVFDSARMAELLAQMELLLSQVVAQPDAPIASYSLVTPAAALRLPDPHQPLVADWSGAVHEWFAAQARRTPDRVAVIDPRETWTYGDLERRSNQLASYLHACGIQSEEVIAIYGQRSAALVWSMLGVLKAGAAWMILDPGYPAARLVEYVRLARPRGWIQLAAPSTLPEALAEALAALPLACRLDATRDADLLSAALGHAPNITVGPDHLAYVAFTSGSTGQPKGIRGTHRPLAHFVAWHRQRFGLCPADRFSMLSGLAHDPLLRDIFTPLSIGATLCIPDEEHLLTPGYLPRWMEQSAITVAHLTPALGTLLSEGGAAPRPDQPAELVSLRYLFFGGDVLTQQAVARLEVVAPEATYVNFYGTTETPQAMAYYVIPDDQPLRAVVPLGQGIADVQLLVVNSAGRLAGIGEIGEIVVRTPYLAQGYIDDAALTGARFQPNPFAEGAPGDASDRVYRTGDLGRYLPDGNVEFCGRADQQVKLRGYRIELGEIEAVLRQHEAVRDAVVLLREERGDTRLVAYVV